One region of Corallococcus silvisoli genomic DNA includes:
- a CDS encoding MerR family transcriptional regulator has protein sequence MSLRIRTIARLTGIREATLRAWERRYGFPRPERSENNYRVYSRDEVEAVRRVAKLMEEGLSVSEALAQVRAEPVVSVPTESRWMDRFWEAVRVLDAEAADAVLDEAQAGLGATVYCDTVLVPLLREMASRLDVAREHLASALVRQRLRRVFTGMERVGEGPRALLACPARDHHEGGLLALGVHLKARGWRVTLLGADTPAEALHGACAQVRPDVVALSFIRRRDAEDFVPVLSEALRACAPAPVVVGGPGAREHLKTVFTLGAQYAESAEELIAIWQQARNAQNRP, from the coding sequence ATGAGCCTGCGCATCCGCACCATCGCCCGGCTCACCGGCATCCGCGAGGCCACGCTGCGCGCCTGGGAGCGCCGCTATGGCTTCCCGCGTCCGGAGCGCAGCGAGAACAACTACCGCGTCTATTCGCGCGACGAGGTGGAGGCCGTGCGCCGGGTGGCGAAGCTGATGGAGGAGGGCCTGTCGGTGAGCGAGGCCCTCGCCCAGGTGCGCGCGGAGCCCGTGGTGTCCGTCCCCACGGAGTCGCGGTGGATGGACCGCTTCTGGGAGGCGGTGCGGGTGCTGGACGCGGAGGCGGCGGACGCGGTGCTGGACGAGGCCCAGGCGGGACTGGGCGCCACGGTCTACTGCGACACCGTGCTGGTTCCGCTCCTGCGGGAGATGGCCTCGCGGCTGGACGTGGCGCGCGAGCACCTGGCGTCCGCGCTGGTGCGGCAGCGGCTGCGGCGGGTGTTCACGGGCATGGAGCGCGTGGGGGAGGGCCCCCGGGCGCTGTTGGCCTGCCCGGCCCGCGACCACCATGAAGGCGGACTGTTGGCGCTGGGCGTGCACCTGAAGGCCCGGGGCTGGCGGGTGACGCTGCTGGGGGCGGACACGCCCGCGGAGGCGTTGCATGGGGCCTGCGCGCAGGTGCGGCCGGACGTGGTGGCGCTGTCCTTCATCCGGCGCCGGGACGCGGAGGACTTCGTCCCCGTGTTGTCGGAGGCGCTGCGTGCGTGCGCGCCCGCTCCGGTGGTGGTAGGTGGCCCCGGGGCGCGCGAGCACTTGAAAACGGTGTTCACCCTGGGCGCACAGTACGCGGAGTCCGCGGAGGAGCTGATTGCCATCTGGCAACAGGCGAGGAACGCTCAGAACCGACCGTGA
- a CDS encoding MerR family transcriptional regulator, translating into MAERTYRIHIAAELSGVRVELIRAWERRYGVLVPDRTPSGYRVYTDRDVALLKRLKALTDEGVAISEAAKLLPQLTAELGVPPPPVRESGASASGAQADVWRSEVLAAAEAYEQPRVSRILDEVMAALSPLKALEEVLVPVQREVGARWHAGTLTVAQEHLVTQVVRERLVSLLRSAPDGGRRHAVLACFPEEEHEVGLLGAALRLRYAGVRVTLLGQRVPVESLGETVARARPDVVGLSAVMDRGATVFQDALQRLVDALPKGLPIWVGGPAALAHEGICERLGVTLFTHDEDWARMAG; encoded by the coding sequence ATGGCTGAGCGCACCTATCGCATCCACATCGCCGCGGAGCTGTCAGGTGTCCGCGTGGAGCTCATCCGCGCCTGGGAGCGCCGCTATGGCGTGCTGGTGCCCGACCGCACGCCCTCCGGCTATCGCGTCTACACCGACCGGGACGTGGCCCTCCTCAAGCGGCTGAAGGCGCTGACGGACGAAGGCGTGGCCATCAGCGAGGCGGCGAAGCTGCTGCCGCAGCTGACGGCGGAGCTGGGTGTCCCGCCCCCGCCGGTCCGCGAGAGCGGGGCCTCCGCCTCCGGAGCGCAGGCGGACGTCTGGCGCTCGGAGGTGCTGGCGGCGGCGGAGGCGTATGAGCAGCCGCGCGTCTCCCGCATCCTCGACGAGGTGATGGCGGCGCTGTCGCCGCTGAAGGCCCTCGAGGAGGTGCTCGTTCCGGTGCAGCGCGAGGTGGGCGCGCGCTGGCACGCGGGGACGCTGACGGTGGCGCAGGAGCATCTGGTGACGCAGGTGGTGCGCGAGCGGCTGGTGAGCCTGCTGCGAAGCGCACCCGACGGAGGGCGCAGGCACGCGGTGCTCGCGTGCTTCCCGGAGGAGGAGCACGAGGTGGGCCTGCTGGGCGCGGCGCTGCGGCTGCGGTACGCGGGCGTGCGGGTGACGCTGCTGGGGCAGCGCGTGCCGGTGGAGAGCCTGGGAGAGACGGTGGCCAGGGCGAGGCCCGACGTGGTGGGCCTGTCCGCGGTGATGGACCGGGGCGCGACGGTGTTCCAGGACGCGCTCCAGCGGCTCGTGGACGCCCTGCCGAAGGGGCTGCCCATCTGGGTGGGCGGCCCCGCCGCCCTGGCGCATGAGGGCATCTGTGAGCGCCTGGGCGTGACGCTGTTCACGCACGACGAGGACTGGGCGCGGATGGCGGGCTGA